Sequence from the Metasolibacillus fluoroglycofenilyticus genome:
TCCCAGGTGGCTTCGTACCTAACATTATTGATAAAGCAGTAACAGGCTTTGTCTTTTTAATCATCGTACTGATTTTACGTCATAGCGTTCAAAAAGCAGCCGTATCCATTATCATAGTAGCTACTGGAACAATTATTTCTGGCACAACATTTTTAACAATGGCGCTGCTATTAACAGAAGTACCAATTGATTTTTCAGTGTTATTTGCAACAGTCGTATTACCAGCAACTGCCTTAAACGCAATTGCTTTTGCAATCATTTTCCCGATTGTCAGCAAATTACTAAAGCGTTCAAACTTCAAAACGTCCGTATCACATGCGTAAAATAAAAAAGAAGCATCCGAAAAGCGTGCAAAACACCGCTTATTGGATGCTTTATTTGTTTTAATGAAAGGAAAAGCCTCCGAATCCCAAGCCTATCATATTCTCGCTGCTTCTTACTTTCAAGAAACACGATTGAAATGTTGCAAAAGCAGTGGCTCGGCACGCTTTTCGGACGCCCCATCCCCCTATCGTTTGTATAATCAATACACGAAATGGTTTAATATAAATATAAAAGAATTAAGGAGAGATGTTTTATGAAGGCCAAGCCATTTTTAATTGGGTTAACTGCTGGAATCGTCGGTGGTGCGATTGCCACGATTTTATCCGCCCCACAATCAGGCAAAGAGCTGCGAACGAATATTACAAGCTTTTCAACGAGTACGAAGGAACGCTTAAACGACGTTAATTTTCAAACAAAAAATGTCAAGCAATCTTTTAGTAATTTATCAAATGAAGTAAAAAACAATATTCCTCAAATAATAAAAGAATTATCGCAATCATTCACAAGCTTCAAACAGCAAATTGAACCAGAAACGGCTCTATTAAAACAAGAAATCGAAGGATTACAGAAATCTATCGGCGAAATCGAGCAAAATCTATCGCAATTCACTGAAAAAGACGAGAAACAAAAACAGGTATAAAGAACCATCCGACCGAAGAAAGATATTCATTTTATTATTATTTTTAATAATTTTAGATGTTTCTCTTGATGAATGTAATTATTTTATTTTTCAAACTTTAAACTTTTTTCTTTTATTGCTATAATATTTTAAAATTGCAACGAAAGAAGAAGGTGAAGATTTTGTCTGAACAATTATATACAACGAAAGAAGCAATGCTTTATAGCCAAAGAACTGCCCAGCTATCTAAAGCTTTATGGAAGGCTGTGGAAAAGGATTGGCAACTTTGGATTAAACCATATGACTTAAATATAAACGAACACCATATTTTATGGATTTCGTTTCATTTACAAGGCGCATCTATTTCAGATGTTGCGAAATTTGGTGTAATGCACGTTTCTACAGCTTTTAATTTTTCAAAAAAATTAGAAGAGCGTGGCTTATTGAAATTTTCAAAGCGCGATGATGATAAGCGCAATACATATGTGGAGTTAACAGAAGCCGGTTCACAGTTAATCATTTCAATGAATGAACACTATCACGACACACCACACTGCATTTTAGATGGCTCTCTACCTTTGCGCGAAATATATGGTAGATTCCCAGAGTTTTTAGATGTTATGGCGGTTATTCGCAATATTTACGGCGAGGATTTTATTAAAATTTTTGAACGCTCTTTTAAAAATTTTAAAGAAAATTTTGACCAAGTACATTCATCTCCCCAGCAATAATAAATAATACGAGGCTGTCTGAAGGGTGGTGCATTTGCACGCTTATCAGACAGTTTTGCAATTTTATCCCGTATTAACAGGCTGTAAGACCCCCACTTCAAAACAACAGATAAAATCAAGATGTTTAAGTGGGGGATCCAACAGCCTGTAAAAACCCGATTGGTGAAACTACCAATCAGTGGGGGATGAAGAAAACCCCCACTGATTGAAGGTTCACTTTATCCCGCATTAACGGGCAATAAGACGCCCACTTCAAGACTTGAATGAAATCTAAGTGGGAAATCAACTGCCCGTAAATGCCCGATTCGTTCAACTAACAATCAGTGGGGGGATGAGGAAAACCCCCGCTGATGGAAGTTTCACTTTATTATTCCTATTTAGCCCTCTCTTAATCAATCGCGCCAAAGCGTAAGCATAATTGATTAAGGAGGGCTAGCTTCATCTATGCTTTAAGCTGAAAAAAATAGCAATTTACTTACTTTTTCTTTACAATAGTAATACTATATTTGCAGGATAATTAAGAAAGAAGGTGTACTATGCATTGTTGGAAAACAATTAATACTGTATCTGAATATGGCATCGTGCGATTAACATTATTAGCTGTCCTAACTTTTGTCTCTGTTTTTTGCACGTCCTATGTGATGACAAGCTTACAATTACGTGCCCCGCATACAGATAAATATTTGCTTTTCTTTTTTCTAGCTGTTCTTCTTTTATATCCAGTTCATAAAGCAATTCATTATCTAGCATTATTAAAATATCGAAAAAAAATAAAATTTCGCTGGAAAATCATTTTTCGCATCGTTCCTATCATGCGCTTACGTTTGAAGGAGCCTATTCCTAAAAATCGTTATGTACTCGCATTGCTGACGCCTTTTCTCTTGCTAAATAGCGTATTTTTAGCAGTTGCGATATTTTTTCCACTATACTCACACTATGCTTGCTTACTACTAGGCTTTCATAGTAGCATATGTTTAATTGATTTATTAAACGTCAAAAATTTGTGGCATGCACCTGCTAATTCATTGATTGAGGAAACGCCGAAAGGCTATGAAATATTAGTGCCTGCTGGCGTGTAGCAATAACTTGTCTTACTAGTTATATATTTGGTATGCTTGACGATGAATCGAAAGAGAGGAGGAATAGGCTTGCTATTAGTAGTAATCATACTATTCTCTGTATTTTACTTATTCCAAATAAACCGCATGACCTATGCTCTTTGTATACGCAAAGAAATTCCAGAAGAAAAGCAACCGAAAATCTTTCGTACGATTAATGTTCTCATAACGATTTTATTAGTTTCTTTTTATATGGAAGTATTGTTTACTGTTTAACAGTGAAGTGACGTCTCGAAAAGCCATTTTGAGACGGCTCCTTTCACTTTGTAGCAAAAATAAAACAGGCTGTAGAAAAAGACATGCAATAGCATACTTTTTCTACAGCCTTTTTTTTAACTAGTAAAGATATGCAGCACCGACAATGATAAGTAAAATGAATAATACAACAATCAGCGCGAAACCTGAACCGTAACCGCCGCCATTGTAGCCTCCACCGCCCATTGTGCTCCCTCCTTTCACCTTTCTATCATCTATCGTATGCACTCTTCAACTTAAATCTTAGGCACTTTTGGTATGCAACCATTTTGTTTTTTTTTCGTTTATGTTATAGTAACTATTGCATTTAAAAGAAAGTTAGGAGCGTAAATTTCACATGAAAAAAACATTTTTAGCAATAACGCTTGCAGCCTCCCTCGGTTTAGCGGCATGCAGTAACCCCGGAAAAGAAGTAATCGTTACTTCAAATGTAGGGGATTTAACACAAGACGAATTTTATAAAGAAGTAAAAAGCTTAGCTGGCGAACAATTATTACAGCAAATTATGGTTGAAAAAATCCTACTTAACAAATACAAAGTAACAAATGAGGAAATTGAAGCAGAATTGACTACAGTAAAAGAATCTGCTGGTGAGCAATTTGAAGCATTACTTCTACAAAATAATTTATCAGAAGAAGCTTTAAAGGAAAATATTCGCTTCAACTTATTAAGTCAAAAAGCTTTGGAAGATATGGAAGTATCGGATGAAGATATTCAAAAGTATTACGACCAAGCTAGCCAAGAATTAAAAGCTCGCCATATTTTAGTGAGTGATGAAGAAACTGCAAAAGAAGCTATTGAGCGTATTAAAGGCGGAGAAGATTTTGCAACTGTTGCTGAAGAAATGTCATCTGATGGCTCGGCAGCAAACGGTGGCGATTTAGGCTGGTTCTCAGTAGGTATGATGGTGAAAGAGTTTAATGACGCAGCATATGCACTTGAATTAAACACAATTAGTGAGCCTGTAAAATCACAATTTGGTTACCATGTAATTGAAGTAACTGAAAAACGTGATGTTGAAGATTATGGTACATTCGAAGAGAAAAAAGACGAAATTCGTGAAGAACTTCTTGCACAATATAGCATGGATGATGTAATTGCAAAATTATTAAAAGATGCTGAAGTAGAAGTGAAGGATGCTGAGTTAAAAGGCACATTCGACAAATATTCAACAAAATAAAATGAAGAGGTGTATGAAAAGTGATGTGTTAGGTCACCTTTTATACACCTTTTGTTTTTTCAACCCATTTTCGGTTATGTCTTAATGCTCTGGATAGTATGTTTTTTAGTTTTTCTTAACGAATTCCGATTTTAATTTCATCGGACCAAAGCCGTCAATCTTACAATCGATATTATGGTCGCCTTCTACTAAGCGGATGTTTTTTACACGTGTTCCGATTTTTAATGTAGAGGAGCTTCCCTTTACTTTTAAATCTTTCACTACTATGACAGTATCTCCATCAGCTAATAAATTGCCGTTTGCATCGCGAACTACTAAGCCTTCCTCTACAGCGGCTTCCTCTGCTGCTGTCCATTCATGAGCACATTCTGGGCAAATATATAGCGTTCCATCCTCATATGTATACGCCGAGTTACACTGTGGGCAATTTGGTAAATTTTCCATTAAAATTCCTCCTTTACTAATCCCCTCTATACTGGCATATTCACTCAATAAATTCAAGCTAAGCACAAATATTACTAGTGATTAACAATGAAATATTCGTGTTTTACACAAAAAATTCACTCTTTTTTTCATTTTATAGCAGGAATTTTAAGAATTTTGCCATAATATTAAGAGAACAGTATATTATATACTTAAGCTTGAAAAGAAAAAGGAGTGTGTCAACGTGAGTACAACTAATCAACGCGCATTTAATTTTAATGCTGGTCCATCTGCTTTACCATTAGAAGTATTACAAATAGCAGAGAAGCAATTAGTCAATTTCAACAACACAGGTATGTCCGTTATGGAGCTTAGCCACCGCAGTAAAGATTTTGAGCAAGTACATAATGAGGCTATTGCACGTCTTCGTCAGCTTTATGCTGTACCGGATAATTATGAGGTAATTTTTTTACAAGGTGGCGCAAGCTTGCAGTTTTCAATGATTCCAATGAACTTTTTACAGTCAGGTGAACAAGCTGATTATATTTTAACGGGAGTTTGGTCTGAAAAGGCATTAGCTGAAGCAAAGCTATTTGGAGCTCCTGTTGCAGTTGCCTCTACAAAGGATAATCACTATAAAAATATCCCATCTGTACATCAAATAAATTTTAATGATGCGGCTGCTTACGTTCATCTTACATCAAATAACACGATTTACGGTACGCAATGGAAGGACTTTCCGACAACAATTGCTCCATTAATCGCTGATATGTCGAGCGATATTTTATCGAAGCCTATCGATGTGAGTAAATTTGCTCTTATTTATGCTGGAGCACAAAAAAATCTTGGTCCTTCAGGTGTGACAGTTGTAATAATTCGCAAGGATTTACTAGAAAAGGCCCATAATAATATTCCTACAACGCTAAAATACTCAACGTTTACAGAAAATAATTCCCTATACAATACACCCCCAACATTCGGTATTTATATGCTTGGCGAAGTATTGAAATGGGTAGAAAAGCAAGGTGGCTTAGAAAAAATTGCTGCACATAACGAAGCAAAGGCAAAGCTAATTTACGATGCCATTGATGGCTCTAACGGCTTCTATATTGGACATGCTGAAAAAGAAAGTCGCTCACTAATGAACATCACGTTCCGTCTAGCAGACGAGGAGCTAGAAAAGCAATTTTTAGCTGAGGCAAAGGCAGCAGGCTTCGTCGGCTTAAACGGCCATCGCT
This genomic interval carries:
- a CDS encoding tryptophan transporter; its protein translation is MNTKNLVLMALLVGIGATLYVIIPGFNGGMKPDFMLTMMFIGIILFPTLKETFLLSLATGVLSGLFSTFPGGFVPNIIDKAVTGFVFLIIVLILRHSVQKAAVSIIIVATGTIISGTTFLTMALLLTEVPIDFSVLFATVVLPATALNAIAFAIIFPIVSKLLKRSNFKTSVSHA
- a CDS encoding YtxH domain-containing protein, translated to MKAKPFLIGLTAGIVGGAIATILSAPQSGKELRTNITSFSTSTKERLNDVNFQTKNVKQSFSNLSNEVKNNIPQIIKELSQSFTSFKQQIEPETALLKQEIEGLQKSIGEIEQNLSQFTEKDEKQKQV
- a CDS encoding HTH-type transcriptional regulator Hpr produces the protein MSEQLYTTKEAMLYSQRTAQLSKALWKAVEKDWQLWIKPYDLNINEHHILWISFHLQGASISDVAKFGVMHVSTAFNFSKKLEERGLLKFSKRDDDKRNTYVELTEAGSQLIISMNEHYHDTPHCILDGSLPLREIYGRFPEFLDVMAVIRNIYGEDFIKIFERSFKNFKENFDQVHSSPQQ
- a CDS encoding DUF3267 domain-containing protein produces the protein MHCWKTINTVSEYGIVRLTLLAVLTFVSVFCTSYVMTSLQLRAPHTDKYLLFFFLAVLLLYPVHKAIHYLALLKYRKKIKFRWKIIFRIVPIMRLRLKEPIPKNRYVLALLTPFLLLNSVFLAVAIFFPLYSHYACLLLGFHSSICLIDLLNVKNLWHAPANSLIEETPKGYEILVPAGV
- a CDS encoding YjcZ family sporulation protein; the protein is MGGGGYNGGGYGSGFALIVVLFILLIIVGAAYLY
- a CDS encoding peptidylprolyl isomerase; translated protein: MKKTFLAITLAASLGLAACSNPGKEVIVTSNVGDLTQDEFYKEVKSLAGEQLLQQIMVEKILLNKYKVTNEEIEAELTTVKESAGEQFEALLLQNNLSEEALKENIRFNLLSQKALEDMEVSDEDIQKYYDQASQELKARHILVSDEETAKEAIERIKGGEDFATVAEEMSSDGSAANGGDLGWFSVGMMVKEFNDAAYALELNTISEPVKSQFGYHVIEVTEKRDVEDYGTFEEKKDEIREELLAQYSMDDVIAKLLKDAEVEVKDAELKGTFDKYSTK
- a CDS encoding zinc ribbon domain-containing protein YjdM, with protein sequence MENLPNCPQCNSAYTYEDGTLYICPECAHEWTAAEEAAVEEGLVVRDANGNLLADGDTVIVVKDLKVKGSSSTLKIGTRVKNIRLVEGDHNIDCKIDGFGPMKLKSEFVKKN
- the serC gene encoding 3-phosphoserine/phosphohydroxythreonine transaminase; translated protein: MSTTNQRAFNFNAGPSALPLEVLQIAEKQLVNFNNTGMSVMELSHRSKDFEQVHNEAIARLRQLYAVPDNYEVIFLQGGASLQFSMIPMNFLQSGEQADYILTGVWSEKALAEAKLFGAPVAVASTKDNHYKNIPSVHQINFNDAAAYVHLTSNNTIYGTQWKDFPTTIAPLIADMSSDILSKPIDVSKFALIYAGAQKNLGPSGVTVVIIRKDLLEKAHNNIPTTLKYSTFTENNSLYNTPPTFGIYMLGEVLKWVEKQGGLEKIAAHNEAKAKLIYDAIDGSNGFYIGHAEKESRSLMNITFRLADEELEKQFLAEAKAAGFVGLNGHRSVGGCRASTYNAVPYETCKALADFMHAFQAKH